From the Amia ocellicauda isolate fAmiCal2 chromosome 12, fAmiCal2.hap1, whole genome shotgun sequence genome, the window atctatttatttatgtatttatttatttattttaatactagtTTTGAGTGGGGACGCATCAGGTGGGACCGTAAATAAGAAAGaagggattattattattattattgctttaatCATGACCTGAATTGTGTACTTTTTGTGTCGTTTAGTTTGCGATTAGGGTCGCTGTTGGCCGACATCAGAAATACAAATCAGCCAATCCAAACGCAGGATCTGGGTTTTCCGGTTCACAGGTAGCCCAACATGCTTTTTTTCTGCAGTTTTCAGGCAAACTGAAAATCCTGTCCGTTGTTTAAGTGTCCGCTGCAGTTACGCAACTGTGAACGCCACTTAAATAAAATCCACGGGTCGAACCATAGACACATATGACATAACATAGATGCATCTATGGGTCAAACTTACCGAATTGGACAGACGACTTCCAATCCCGACAGCCTCGCACCGGACGTGGGGTGTTGCCATTGGAACAGCCTGTACAGATAATCGACGTCTTCCAAATTCGTCCAGACAACTACTGAcatcaatgtgtgtgtttgtgtaaacaTTGCCAAAATCCTGTGACTGATACACTTGTGACATTTACCACACTCTCTGCCTTAGTCTTCCATTGACATTAACACAGAAGCAGCccagattattataattataattattattaatactgaaGTTGCGGTCTGTTTTTTTGTGTCACTGGTAGAAATTATCATTGAAGGACCCTCCTCCTCACCCTCCTATCCTTCCCTCAGTTCTCCcactcttcctctctcctcctccagtCCCCAACCCCTCTGCTCCGACTCCCCTCTGCCTAGcacccctcctctcctcccttcctccctctctctgtgctgtcagTCCCTCAGGCTATCCATTCATCCTGTGTCCTGATCAGGGTTCACTGTGAGTGTCACTGTCTGTGCAGCTCAACCCCCCCACTGTAAATGACCCAAGCCTTCGACACAGGGGCACTGCCATACAACTGTGACACAACAACAAGCACACAGAAAGAGCACGCTCAAACACCGCAGCCCCACGCCCTGGGCCACCTAGGCCTGCTGCAGATATGCTGACAGACTTGCATCCCTTTACTTGAGTTTAACGTGacttcatttattattattaatttatgtttagATTTATGTTTTGGAGGGATGGGTGGGAACGTGGCAGTTGAATGATACCAAGAACTGTGAGTGTgcgcatacactatatacatacacaaagaTACCTTCATCTGACCGGCATTTACTACTGCTCGATAATCAGGTACACGTTACAAGcctatttattgatttgtttgtttatttgtattaattaattaatttcccaTCAGAGTCCCTCGCAGTTGTGTTTCTCAGCTCAAGTCCCAGTGAAAGTACTGGACGGAGCCGCAAGTGAGACTGGGGTTATTGCTGTGAttcaataagaaaaataagagtGAGCATGACACTgtcctccccgagagaggaacACATGCAAAAGAAGACGATGTGAATagaagtaataattataattagtaAGATGAACGACTGGTGTGCTgatctgcactgtgtgtgtctggcagatttatgtatatttattaaaatattttttttacattaaaccGTCTCTGTGGTTTTGCGGTGACTGTGGTTCGAGATTCTTACagatgtgacacacacacacacacacacacacacacacacacatgcacagagacgTGCAGAGGCAGAGGCAGGGACACCGCAACACGCACAGACAGACGTGTGTCGCCGCCTTGTGGACATAACTGTCTCAGCAGCGCGCTCGGTTTAAAACACATCCACGAATAAGGTGGGGAAAAAGCTACATGTTTCATTCCGTCCTTATAATCAAATAGCAGTGCATTATAATAGCCATCATTAGAATGAACCCGACCTACTGTCTATTTCAGTCCGTGCAAACGCAATTGTGTGTGAATCGATAGTAACTGTGCGTGAAATCAGCGCAGTTTCAGTTTCAGGCTCCTTCCTGCGGTTCCGGCTGGGAGGAGGGATGGAGACtttggggagagagggagagcagcgCGTCGGGGGACCAGTCGCTGTTTACCGGCAGTGGAGcgaaagcagcagcagcagcaccaccCTGAACAGCAGAGGCCAAAACCACGCAAAagcaagaaataaaaagaaGGGCGCACGACATCTGTCCGGCtggaagagcaggaggaggCTGCGGCACTGGAAGCGGGTGCAACGCGCAACTCGTAACTCCGCGGCGGCTCAGTCGGGGACAGGTGCCTGTCAGACACACGCCCCTGCTGCACGCATTGTTACTCACAGTGTTGCCTCTGCTGCCCTGCCCGGACCCcggggcgagagagagagagagagagagggagagggggatgaggaggaggaggaggagactgTAGCAGCTGTCGGAAAAATAGTGGCGGCTCTCCGCTGTGAAAAGACGTGAGTAACTATTAATATTATCAGCATCATGACTTATGTTTGTCTGTTTCAGAGATGGGCTTCGGCTCTGTGTGTCGGTTtcattaattagttaattactACACTTCAGTTCGAGGACGGTGGAAGTGCTCTGGCGTTTGAACTGTTGCGAACCGCAAAGTGTAGTGGCTGGGGTGTATACATTGAAAAGCTTGATATTGTTCATTATTGAATATGGGCCAGTCGTTTGTAACGTGAATTACTGTATAAGAGTACAACTACACTTAGGAAAATAGCAGCGTTTTCTTGGAACACGTTTTGTGGGAAAGCCTTGGCAACACTATTTTTGAAATCACATAGCGCATGATTTTGTCTCGTTAGCCAGAGTGTCAGAGTACtgtccacactcacacactcacacacacacacacacacacacacacacacacacacacacacacacacacacacacacacacacacacacacacacactagtgcGTGGGAGGGTGAGAAGCagctaaataaaatgtagaGATATAAAGCAGGGTCTTcagccctgttcctggagaCACAGTGCAGTTCCACTGATGTACAGCCTCAGTCAGAGGAACAGGCAGCAATTCCAAACCAGACCAACCGGACTGGCAGGAGTCGTGTGCTCTATAAACATAGCTGACCCACCCTCAGCAGAGGACAAAAGTGAGCCTCCAATTCAATACACAGCAACAAACTGGACTGCCCTGTAGAGCAAAACTTCCCTCTAACCACAGGCATACAccagaatgagagagagagagagagagagagagagagagagactctcaTACAAAAATCTTTGATTGATCTACTTGATTGAGTCACAGAGAAGAGAATGCCAAACATTTCAGAGGACAATGACACACTGTCACCTGCCAGATCCCAGTGTAGACAGCcccgagagagggagggagaagacgGGGCGGGACGGGACGAGGCAGGGAGGTATTTCattaaattgtaaatgtaaaaacttATGTCAACAAAGCATTTCAACTAGCAACTTGTGACTTGAGAGAGGAGGGTATAGAGATGGAGAAAGAGATAGACCGACAGCAGGAGAAAGGTAAAGGGGGGTTGGAGAGACAATATGGAAAAGAatgtgacacacacagagaaatgcAGTTTGTGGAGTTTTTGATCCTATTGTTCAGGTTACATAGTTTCCTAAAGAAACCTGGTGTCAGGCAAATAAAGATGAAATGGAGTTTTGAGGGATGAATATgtatggagagagacagacatgcagacagctgagaaagacagagacactgtcaagagagacaaacagacagagtaAGAGACACAAAAAGAGTGAGAgacagtgattgtgtgtgttatcgggccctaaacataGAGTCCACCCTGGCAGAgtctctcttcactgtcagatacgaagcagagacggatcctgaacgaatacaggctcagtgtccacagcctggccagagaGACGGGcccacacaggcagagctggctgcccagagaggagcggcgctgtgtcactgccagacaggagaggtcgagacagagacTCACTTCCTCTTGCACTTCAGTAAATATGTCCAAAAAAGGGACATACTCTTTAACCCTGCTCTGGTACCATGAAAAAAGTTACGTTGACAGTACCATTGGGGTGGGGTCACCGAGACCCCATGgtaccacagcagggttaacAAAATACTAAATCTCCATCCAATTTTAGAAAATGGACAAAGCAGAAACTCCTAGGGGAGGGACGCACAGCCCCCTGGTTGCCCAATATGTGGCCCCCATGACTGCGACACTTTGCACACAAGCAgtcttacatttttgtttttgtatatatatttttattcatgaacagaattattttccattaaatTTATATTGATCTATTTTCCTCTTTCACTTAAATTGTTTAGTCCtttacatgcatttattttataaagctttgtctgtgaaatatatatgtattgtgttatTGCTTTGGTAACTCTGCGAATTGTGAGTCATGACATGACAAAGCCCTTTAAACAGAATCTgacagaggaggagagagagaccaagACAAAGAGGaataccccacccccccacacagctGTGCTAGTCGTTGTGCCGTGCATTTTGACTTGCAAAGTTAATGGGAATGGAGTCACTTAGGTTGTGCAGCTCCACACCcctgaggggggggggtgagtgtgtctctttgagtgtgtgtgtgtgcgtgcacgaGATGTGGGGTTTGTGTATCCAGGCTGTTTATAGGAGCAGAGCTACAGAGGCACTAATGAGGAGTCTAGGGAGATGCTGCAGGGACTCCCGAGTACAGCAaccacagacacatacagacacactcgcacggacacatacagacacactcgcactgacacatacagacacactcgcacggacacatacagacacactcacacagacacatacagacacactcacactgacacatacagacacactcacactgacacatacagacacactcacacggacacatacagacacactcgcactgacacatacagacacactcacacagacacatacagacacactcacacagacgcatacagacacactcgcacggacacatacagacacactcgcACTGACACATTCAGACACACTCGCAcggacacatacagacacactcgcacggacacatacagacacactcgcactgacacatacagacacactcgcacggacacatacagacacactcgcacggacacatacagacacactcgcacggacacagacacactgacacggacacactcacactgacacagacacactcacactgacacatacagacacactcacactgacacatacagacacggacacacacactgacacatacacacacacatggacacacacactgacacatacagACACTCACTTGTGAGTGATGCTGGTGAGCAGCCCAGTGTCCCTCCATCCTCTATGTGCTGATATTCACCTCTCCCCCCGCTCTCTCTTGCTCCCCCAGGTGAGTGTTGTCTGCATCCCCATGGCGGCCGTGCTGTGTTGCAGGAGGCGCTGGCGGTTGCTGttggcctgcctgccctgcctGGGGCTGTGCAACCTGCTGCTGTACTGCGTCCTGACCCTCATGGCCGCCCTCACCCCCCGAGTCCCCGCTCCTAACTCGGGGTCGCCCCACTGGTCCAGCACGAGCTCGGCAGCCCAGTTCTGGGACACTGGCCTGGACAGCCGGGCCCTGTGGAACCTCCTGCAGCACCAGCTGGACCGCCGGCACAACCCACTGCTGCGAGGAGGAGAGGGTAGCAACGGGACAGGGGCGACAAGCAATgactctctccctttcccctgggcctggggggggatggggggaatGGGGGAAATGGGGGCCCAAGGTGGTTGCGCTGGTAACGTGCGGGTGAGCAGCGCCGTGCCGGACTTCAACACGCTGCCCGCACGGGTGCAGGCCTTCCTGCTGGCCATGCACTGCCGGGACTACCCCCTGCTGGTGGACCAGCCCACGGTCTGCCAGCCAGGTGAGGGGCAGGGGGGCAACTGGTCCACGCTGCTCCTGGCCATCAAGTCTGAGAGCGGGAATTTCGAGCAGCGGCAGGCCATCCGGGAGACGTGGGGCTGGGCGGGGCTGTGGGGGGGGCGTTGGCAGGTGCACACGGTGTTTCTGCTGGGCCGGCAAGACGGAGAGGTGGGGCCGTACCCCGAGCTGGGGCCCCTGCTGCGCCTGGAGGCCAAGCAGCACCGGGACATCCTGCAGTGGGATTTCCACGACACCTTTCTGAACCTCACGCTGAAGGGGCTGCTGTTCCTGCGCTGGCTGCCGGCCGGCTGCCCCCAAGCCCAGTTCGTCTTCCAGGGTGACGACGATGTGTTCCTCAACACGGGGGCGCTGCTGCAGTACCTGGCCAGCTTGGACCCCTCCCCCAGCCTCTTCATAGGCGACGTCATCGAGAACGCCGCCCCGGTGCGCGACCCCACAGAGAAGTACTACGTGCCCGCCAGCCTGTTTGAGGGCGCCTACCCCCCCTACGCTGGTGGCGGGGGGCTGCTGTACTCGGGGGCGCTGGCCTGGCGGCTGAGGCGGGCGGCAGAGCGTGTGGTGCTGTTCCCCATCGACGACGTGTTCCTGGGCATGTGCCTGCAGCGGCTGGGCGTGACCCCAATGACACACCCAGGCTTCCACACCTTTGACCTGCCCGATCTGCAGCTGCGCAGCCAGCCCTGTGCACACCGCAACCTGCTGCTGGTGCACCGGCGCAGCCCTGCAGAGACGCTGGCCCTGTGGAGCGCAGTCAATGACCCCCACCTGCAGTGCTGAACTCCAGTCACCACCCCCCTCCGCACTCTCTCACCTCTAAATACAACTGGGACAGAGGCTTAAagtgacttgtttaataaaaGATTGTTCCCAGTCAAGGTGGGCATTAAAATGAGGTTCAAAGGACAGATTTAAGTATTCAAATGTCATCATTACCAACCGAGCGAGattttacaatacaaatactTGGTTGAGATGATATATATGCATGACCTGTCCCACTCCTCCTCCTATATacgtgtgagagagtgtgactGTGTTGCACATctataggagagagagagaccgatcTTTTTTGTCTACCATCTCTCCTACTCTGCTCACTGCACCGTTTCCCCAGGAGGGACAGAGTTCAGAGCCTTCTTCACTGTGTCTCACTCTTCACTCCACATATGATTCTTCACTTGatgtttcatattttgtttacaaataaaaaataaaaaaacaaacccagtCTAGCCCTGTTCTATTGTGAACACCATCACAGCAGTGAACACCACAGGGCCAAGCCCTCTCCACTCCACTCCTCCTGTCTTTTCACCAGTTGTGTCCCCGGGGGGTGCACCATTCCTGGAGGTGCTGCAATACCAGGCCGATGCGTGGAGTGGGCGGAGCAAGGCCCTATTCCATCTCCCTGCGCCAAAAATCAATTTAATATATGGTCCCCATATAGGGGACGCATCACATATTAAACTAAGatcaactttatttttatttttattacaaaatataatgcaaCAAACCTATACAAAGAACAAATGCTTAAATTAACAAAAGGACACATAGAAGGATATAATCAACAAGAGATTTACAACAAAGTCAACAATCCAATACACAAGAACCACATACGCAGATGCAGAAACAAAGGCAAATCCAAAATTCAAATCAAACACGCAATA encodes:
- the LOC136764747 gene encoding N-acetyllactosaminide beta-1,3-N-acetylglucosaminyltransferase 2, which codes for MAAVLCCRRRWRLLLACLPCLGLCNLLLYCVLTLMAALTPRVPAPNSGSPHWSSTSSAAQFWDTGLDSRALWNLLQHQLDRRHNPLLRGGEGSNGTGATSNDSLPFPWAWGGMGGMGEMGAQGGCAGNVRVSSAVPDFNTLPARVQAFLLAMHCRDYPLLVDQPTVCQPGEGQGGNWSTLLLAIKSESGNFEQRQAIRETWGWAGLWGGRWQVHTVFLLGRQDGEVGPYPELGPLLRLEAKQHRDILQWDFHDTFLNLTLKGLLFLRWLPAGCPQAQFVFQGDDDVFLNTGALLQYLASLDPSPSLFIGDVIENAAPVRDPTEKYYVPASLFEGAYPPYAGGGGLLYSGALAWRLRRAAERVVLFPIDDVFLGMCLQRLGVTPMTHPGFHTFDLPDLQLRSQPCAHRNLLLVHRRSPAETLALWSAVNDPHLQC